The DNA region TCCGTGGTCAGGTCACCGGCGGCGCGCCGGATTCCGTGCTCCGCACGGTGACTGTCCCGCCCCGTGCGTCTGCTTGCGGAGCCCGAAGGGGCGCCCCCTCGGTCGCGGCGGGCGCCGCCTCCGGCATCGCGGGTTCGCGCAGCGGCCGCAGCAGGAGCCAGCCCACGGCGGGCAGGGCGATCAGCGGGGCGAGGGCGACCTGGAGGGACGTCCGGTCGGCGAGGGTGCCGATGAGGGGGCTGGCGAGGCCGCCGACGCTGACGGTCAGGCCGAGCGTGACACCGCTCGCGGTGCCCATGTGCCGGGGCAGATAGTCCTGGCCGAGCGTGATGTGCAGCGAGAACGGCACGTACAGGCACGCCGAGGTGAGCGCCACGAAGAGGTACAGCGCGGGGCCGGGGACGAGGACGACCCCGGCGACCGCTAGGACACTCAGGGCGTACGACCACCGCACCACCGGCACACGGCGGTAGCGGGTCGCGAGACGCCCCCCGGCCACCGTGCCCACCGCCCCGCCGACGTAGAGCACGAACAGGGCCGCCGTACCCGCGAACTCTGCGCCGAAGGCGCGCTCGCGCACGTACAGGGCGATGAACGCGCTCAGCCCGACGAACACCACCGAGCGGCACACCACGGCACCGGAGAGGCGCAGGAACGACGGCCAGTCGTCGCTGCCGTCGGCGTTCCCGCCGCGCCCCTTCACGGTCGGTGCCCCCGGCGCCCGCAGGGCCCGCAGCGCGGCCACGCACAGCGCGGCGCCCGCGACGGCGGGCACGACGAGCAGCGGGGACGCGCCCAGGCCACCGGTGGCGACGACGGCGGCGACCAGCAACGGGGCCGTGGCGAAGCCGACGTTGCCGCCCAGGGAGAACCACCCCATCGCGGTGTGGCTGCCCCGGCTCGCGAGACGCGCCACCCGGGCGGCCTCCGGGTGGTACGCGGCCACGCCGATCCCGGAGACGGCGACGACCGCCAGGGTGAGGGCGTACGAGCCGCCGACGCCGCTCAGCGCGACACCGGTGCCGCCCACCAGGGTGCTCACCGGCAGGAGCCACGGCATCGCCCACTTGTCGGTGAGCGCCCCGAACAGCGGCTGTACCACCGACGACAGGAGCGAGGCGGCGAGGACGATGCCGGAGGCGGCGGCGTAGGAGTAGGCGCGCTCGGCCACGAAGTACGGCACGAGCGCGGCGACCGACCCTTGGTAGACGTCCACGCAGGCGTGGCCGAGGGACATGAGAGTGAGGGGTCTGTTGCGGGCGGGGCGTCGTCGCGGTGCGGGGCCGGGGCGGGGGTGCGAGCGGGACGGAATCGTGGTCTTGTCTGTGGGCACGTTCCGATCGTCGCGAGGACACCCGGTGTCGGGCTTCCGATAAAGTGCCAGCCTGTATCGATTAACCGCCAGGGGCGGCGTCGACGGCTTGCCGGGCGTCGACGGCCCGCCAGAGGTCGTGTGCCGGGCCGCGCAGGTCCGTGCCCGTGCGCGTCGGTGGCCCCTCAGGGGACCGCCCGACCGGTCTGCGCGGACCGCCCCGCGTCCCGGAGGTGACAGCGCCGGTGCCGGAAGCCGTCCGTCACACCCCCAAGGCCCCCACCCACGTCCGGACCCTGGCCGCCGGGCAGCGCATCGACGCCCACCGGCACGACGACCACCAGATCGTCCTGCCGGGCAACGGAGTCGTCGCCGTCACCACCGAGGCCGGTACCTGGTTCGCGCCCCGGACCCGCGCCATCTGGGTGCCCGCGGGCACCGTCCACGCCCACCGCGCCCACGGCCGTCTGAACGCCCACTTCGTCGGCTTCCCCGCGGACGAGAACCCGCTCGGCCTGGACGCGCCGACCGTCCTGTCCGTGAGCCCGCTGCTGCGTGAGCTGATCGTCGAGTACACCCGGGACCCCGCCGACACCGGCCCCGAACGCCGCCGCCTGCGCGCGGTCCTGCTCGACCAGCTGTGCGCGTCGCCGCAGGCGCCGATGCAGTTGCCCACCCCGTCCGACCCGCGCCTCGCGGCGGTGTGCGCCCTCGTCCACGACCACCCCGACGACCCCCGCACGCTGGCCGCGCTCGGCGCCGCGACCGGCGTCGGCGAGCGCACCCTCAGCCGCCTCTTCCGCGCCGAACTGGGCATGACCTTCCCGCAGTGGCGCACCCAGTCGCGGCTCTACCACGCCCTGCGGATGCTCGCGGACGACACTCCCGTCACCACCGTGGCGCGGCGCTGCGGCTGGTCGTCGCCGAGCGCGTTCATCGACGTCTTCCGCAGGTCCTTCGGGTACACGCCGGGGACGCACGGCCGCCGCCCCTGACCACGGCCCCGGCCGGGAGGGCGCCGCGGGTGCTCAGGATGCCGTCATGGCTGCTCCGGACCCCTCGACCCGTACCTTCGCGCGGGACCCGGAGCTCGGCTTCCCGCCGCCCGGCGAGGTGCTGCACCGGCTGCGCACCCAGCGGGGCATGTCGCTGCGTCAGGTCGCCGCGGAGTGCGGCCTCTCCGTGTCCTTCCTCGCGTCCCTGGAGCGCGGCGAGACCGACATCGCCCTGGAACGGCTCGGCCGGCTCGCGAAGGTCTTCGGCCACGACGTCGGCTCGTTCCTCGGGTTCTCCCGCGGCCGGGCCGCCCCCTCGGTCTTCCCCCGGGAGGAACAGGAGACGCTGGACCGGGCGCCCGGTGTCGTCTACCGCGTGCTGCGCTCGCCGGACCTCGGATACCGGGTCGTCACCGGCGGCTTCGGCCGCCGCCGCGCCCGCCAGGGCGCCAACTGCCCCACGGGCACCCGTCCGTGGGGCTTCTCGCGGCCCAGGGCCAGACGGCCGTCCTCGGGCGGGCGAGCGTCGTGGACCGCATCGTGACGCAGGAGGCCCACCGTCGCCGCGGGCTCGGTGGCTTCGTGATGCGCACGCTCGCCGACGAGGCCCTGGCGCGCGGGGCGAGGGTGGGCGTCCTGGGCGCGACCGACGACGGGCGCGCGCTGTACGAGACGCTGGGCTGGCAGCTCAGCACGCCGCTGACGGAGTGCGTGTACCGGCCCTGAGCGGCACGGGGCCTCAGGCGGGAAGGTTCGCCTCGATCGCGGAGACGACCTCCGCGGCGTCGGGCTCCGTCTGCGGGGAGAAGCGGGCGACGACCTTGCCCGAGCTGTCGATGACGAACTTCTCGAAGTTCCAGCGCACGTCCCCGGTGTAGCCCTCCGCGTCCGCCGTCGGCACCAGACGCTCGTACAGCGCGTGCCGCGCGTCGCCGTTGACGTCGACCTTCTCCGTCATGGGGAAGGTCACGCCGTACGTCGCCGAGCAGAACTCGGCGATCTCCTCGGACGTACCGGGCTCCTGGCCCATGAACTGGTTGCAGGGCACGCCGAGGACGGTGAAGCCGCGCGCGGCGTACGTCTCGTGGAGGCGCTCGAGGCCCGCGTACTGCGGGGTCAGCCCGCACTTGGAGGCGACGTTGACGATGAGGACGGCCTTGCCCAGGTACTGGGACAGGTTCGCCGGGCCGCCCTGGAGGGTCTCGATCTCTACTGCGTCGTAAACAGACATGAGGCGGAGCCTACGCGTCGGCGGCGCGGCCGGACGCGGCGGCACCGGGCGGCGCCCCGGCGGGGTCCTCGGGCTCGTCACGGTGCAGCTTCCCGTACGCGACCAGCTCGACGGTCAGGGCCACGGCCACCGCCTGCACGGCCATCAGGGCGATCAGGACGAAGAGCTGCACGGCACCCGCCTGCACCGGCGACGCGCCGCCGAGCAGCATGCCGACGAACGCCCCGGGCAGCGTGACGAGGCCGACGGTGCGGGTCTGGTCCAGGCCCGGCAGGAGGGCGTCGGACGCGGCGGGGCGGATCACTTCGAGGCGGGCGTCGCGCTCCGGCAGGCCGATGGCGAGGCCCGCCTCGAACTCGCCCGTCCGGGTGCGCAGTTCGTCCAGACCGCGGCGGCCACCGAGGACCGTCGCCGTGAGCGCGCCGCCGATGAGGATGCCGGTCACGGGGATCATCGCGATGCCGCGGACGGGGACGAGGCCCGCGAGGGCGAGGGCGGCGACGACCGGTACGACGGGCGCGGCGATGGGCACGGCCGCCCACCACCAGGTGCCGTTCGACGTGATGCGCCGTCCGGCCGTGCGGGCGGCCACGGCGAACATCAGCAGCAGGAAGGCGAACAGCGCCGCCGTGTGGTGCACCACCCAGCCGATCACGAGCGACACCGCGGCGAGTTGGGCCGTCGCCCGTACCCCGGCCACGGCGATCTCCCGCGCACGCCCCCGCGAGCCGTCCGGCGAGAGCCGGGACACGGCGGTCACCGTCGCCGCGGCGAGCAGTAGCACGACCAGCACGACGGCGAGCGTGACGTTGACGGGCAGCAGGCTCTGAGCAGCGATTTCGCGCACGTCCTCACCCTAGGCGCGGGGGGCCTTAGGCTCCTCGTACCGGCGCGTTCCGGGCCCCTGGGGCCGCTGCGCCGGACGGGAGTGACGCAGGCGAGAGAAGGGCGAGAGTCATGGCGCAGCAAGTGCGGGGCGTGGTCGCACGCGCGAAGGGCGAGCCGGTACGGATCGAGACGGTCGTCGTGCCGGATCCGGGGCCGGGCGAGGCCGTGGTGAAGGTCCAGGCGTGCGGGGTCTGTCACACCGACCTGCACTACCGCGAAGGCGGCATCAACGACGAGTTCCCGTTCCTGCTCGGGCACGAGGCGGCGGGCGTGGTGGAGTCGGTGGGGGAGGGCGTCACCGAGGTCGCGCCCGGCGACTACGTGATCCTCAACTGGCGTGCCGTGTGCGGCCAGTGCCGCGCCTGCAAGCGCGGCCGCCCCCAGTACTGCTTCGACACGCACAACGCGAAGCAGAAGATGACCCTCACCGACGGCACCGAGCTGGCGCCCGCCCTCGGCATCGGCGCGTTCGCGGAGAAGACGCTGGTCGCCGCCGGGCAGTGCACGAAGGTCGACCCGGCCGCCTCCCCGGCCGCGGCGGGCCTGCTCGGCTGCGGCGTGATGGCCGGGCTCGGCGCCGCCATCAACACCGGCGGGGTGGGGCGCGGCGACTCGGTGGCGGTCATCGGCTGTGGCGGCGTCGGCAACGCCGCCGTCGTCGGCGCCCGCCTCGCCGGGGCCGCGAAGATCATCGCCGTGGACATCGACGACCGGAAGCTCCAGACCGCGCGCGGCCTCGGCGCCACCGACACCGTCAACTCCCGCGACAGCGACCCCATCGAGGCCGTCCGCGAGCTGACCGGCGGCTTCGGCGCCGACGTCGTCATCGAGGCGGTCGGCCGCCCCGAGACGTACGAGCAGGCCTTCTACGCCCGCGACCTCGCGGGCACGGTCGTCCTCGTCGGCGTGCCCACGCCGGAGATGCGCATCGACCTGCCGCTGCTCGACGTCTTCGGGCGCGGCGGCGCGCTCAAGTCGAGCTGGTACGGGGACTGCCTGCCCTCGCGCGACTTCCCGATGCTCATCGACCTGTACCGCCAGGGGCGGCTCGACCTGGACGCGTTCGTCACCGAGACGATCGCGCTCGACGAGGTCGAGAAGGCCTTCGAGCGGATGCACCACGGGGACGTCCTGCGCTCGGTGGTGGTCTTCTGATGGCCGCCTCCGAAGGCTCCGCGGCGCCGGGCGGCGCGCGCGTCGACCACCTCGTCACCTCCGGCACGTTCTCCCTCGACGGCGGCACCTGGGACGTCGACAACAACGTCTGGATCGTGGGCGACGACCACGAGGCCGTCGTCATCGACGCCGCCCACGACGCGGAGGCCATCGCGGCCGCCGTGGGCGAGCGGCGCCTGGTCGCGATCGTGTGCACGCACGCCCACGACGACCACGTCGACGCGGCGCCCGCGCTCGCCGACCGCACCGGCGCGCCGGTCCTGCTGCACCCGGCCGACCTGGAGCTGTGGAAGCTCACCCACCCCGACCGGGCGCCGGACGGCGAACTGGCCGACGGGCAGGAGCTGACGGTGGCCGGGACGGTCCTTCGGGTCCTGCACACCCCGGGCCACTGCCGGGGCGCGGTGAGCCTGTACGCCCCCGCGCTCGGCACGGTCTTCACCGGGGACACGCTCTTCGCGGGCGGCCCCGGCGCGACGGGCCGGTCCTTCAGCGACTTCCCGACGATCGTGGAATCCATCCGCGAACGGCTTCTGACGCTGCCTCCGGAGACAGTGGTGCGCACCGGGCACGGCGACAGTACGACGGTCGGGGCGGAGGCGCCCCACTTGGAGGAGTGGATCGCGCGCGGCCACTGACCCGCCACGGGCCTCCGGCGGGCCGGACCGTCCGGTTCCGGCCCGCCCACCACGGCGCACGGGCCACCCCTGAGCAGGGCTCGGGGGTGGCCTTCGTCGTACGCGCAGCGCATCCGCGTCGCACGCGCCTCGCATCCGGACGCGTCGACGACACCCCCGTACGCCTGCTGGCAGCGCGACACGATCTCCGATAAGTTAGGCAAGGCTTACCTAATGGAGGTTGAGGATGGGTGTCCGACACGTCAGCACGACCATGCCCAACGCGGCGGCGCGCGCCCGCTCCGTGCTCGCCACCGCCTGGTCCTGCGCGGTGACCACGGAGATCGGCAGAGACGACCTGGTCGGCGCCCACACCGTCAGCGAGCGGGGCACGGTGCTGCTGCATCCGCCGCAGGACAGCGCCCTAGCCGCCGCCCTGATCTGCGCCCCGCGCGGCGAGCCGTCCACGCTCGTGGAGTTCGCGGACGTCTCGCCGGTGCCGGTCAGGGACCGGGTGCGCTCCCGGCTCTGGCTCTCGGGAACCCTCACGGCGACCCGCGACCACCTCGTCTTCGAGCCCGCCTGCGCGGTGCTGCACGACGCGAACGGCCGCACCGGCGTCGACCTCGAGGAGTACGCGCTCGCCGAAGCCGACCCGCTCGCGCACGCCGAGGCCCGGCTCCTCACGCACCTGGCCGACTCCCACCCCGAGGCCGTCGAACAGCTCACCCGGCTCGTCGCCGCCGACAGCCTCGCCGGAGTCGTCGACGTCAAACCCCTCGCCATCGACCGCCACGGCCTGACCCTGCGTCTGGAACGCGTCAGCAGTCAGGCCGACGTACGGCTGCCGTTCCACGAGCCGGTCGACGACCTCGGCCAGGTCACCGAGCGCATGCACGCCCTGCTCACCAAGGCCCGGCTGCTCCGTCGGCCCGTGCTGCGCCCGGCGCCGCCCGAGTCCTGAGGCCGCCTCGGGCCGGCGGGCGTGCGCGCTCGTACACGTGAGCGGCCCCCGGTGTCGGGCGCGCGCGACGTGTGGGGATGATGGGCCACATGAGTCCCGCCACCGCAGCATTCGAACCCGTCGAGCCTGTCGAGCCCGTTCAGGCCTTGATCATCATCGATACCCAGTCGGGCTTCGTCACCGGTGACGAAGCCGTGCCCGGCGCGCGCCACCTGCTGTCGCGCGTCGAGCAGCTCCTCGCCAAGGCGCGGGCCGCCGGCGCGCTCGTCATCCAGTTGCAGAACGACGGGCCGGACGGCACCCTCGACGAACCGAACACACCCACCTGGGAGTTGCACTTCCCGGTGGACACCGAACGCGGTGAACTGCTCTTCCGCAAGACCGTCGACGACGGCTTCGAGGAGACCGAACTGGAGGACGTGCTGCGTGAAGAGGGCGTCACCGCCCTCACCGTCTGCGGTGTCATGTCGGAGATGTGCCTGAGCGCCACCGCGCGCACCGCCCTGGACCTGGAGTTCCGCGTCGTCATCGCCCATGACGCGCACGGGACGTACGACATTCCGGCGGCGCCCGGCATCAGCGACGCCATCCCGGCGGCGACGGTGTCGCGGGTCGCGGAGTGGGCGCTCGGTGACGAGGTCGAGATCGTGCCGAGCGTGGACGACGTGAGCTTCGTCGCGCCGTAGCCGAGGGGCGCGTGGCCCGAGGCCGCGTGCCGTGCTCGTGTGACCGGCGGCCGCGAGGCCGCCGGATCGCCTCACCCGTGGTCCGGCGCCGGGCTCCGGCCCGGGCGCCGGACCACGGGAGTGCTCGGCCGCGAGGGGGCGGCGGCTGTCAGCTCTCCCCGCGCCCGCCCCGCTCCTCTGTCCGGGTCGCGAGCACGCTCGCCACCTCGTACAAGTAGCCGTTGACGGGGGTCGGCGTCCCCGTGCGTCCGCCCAGGCGCACCACCGAGCCGTTCCACGCGTCCAGTTCGGACGGGCGGCCGGAGCGGATGTCGCGGTGGAGCGACGACGTGCCCTCGGCGGGCTGCTGGTCGACGAAGTCCAGGGTGCGCGTCACGATGTCGTCAGGGAGGCGGACGTCCAGGGCCCGTGCGACCCGCTCGATCTCCGTCATCCCCTCGACCAGGAGGCGCCGGGTGCCCGGGCGTGAGCGCAGCACGCCGAACGGGGCGTCCGTCACGGTGCCGAGGCCGCCGCAGGGCGCCACGAAAAGGAACTTGGCCCACAGTTCGGCCCAGATGTCGTCGGGCACGGTGACGTGCACACCGGCTCCGGCGAGCGCCGCGCGCAGCCGTTCGACGCGCGGCGTGGCGCGGTTGTCCCACTCCGCGAAGGCCAGGGCGCCGGGGCCGCCGATGTGCCGCACCCGTCCTGGTCCGTCCAGCTGGGCCAGGATCTTCGCGGTGCCGGGCAGCACCGCGTCGCGGCCGACCTCCTCGGCCACCTGCTCCGGCGCCTCGACGCCGTTCTGCAGGGTCACCACCGCCGTGTCCGGGCCGACCAGAGGCTTCAACGCGGTGATGGCGGGCGGCAGTTGCCAGGTCTTGACGCACAGCAGGACGACGTCGACCTCGCCCAAGTCACGCGTGTCGTCGCTCGCGCGCGCCGGTGCGACGGTGAAGCCGCCCGCCGGGCTGTCCACGGTCAGGCCCTCGCGGCGCAGCGCCTCCAGATGGGCGCCGCGCGCGACGAACCGGACGTCGTGCCCGGCCTGGGCCAGCCGCCCGCCGAAGTAGCCGCCCACGCCGCCGGTGCCGACCACCGCGACCTTCAGCGCCCCGCCCGCGTCCCGCACCGTCTCCGCCATGAAGAACCTCCCCGTGTGCCGAGGCCGGGCCACCGTGCGGCACCCGGCAGAGCCGCACGCTCGGCGACCCGGCCGCCCACTCTAGCGAGTTACCTGCTCGTGGGGTAACGCTGCTAGCGTGCGGTCATGACCCAGGCGCGCGCCGCCCTCTCGGCGGCAGACAGCGAACCGCCCGCCACCGAGCGGGAGTTCCACTGGCGCGGCGGCCGGACGTCGCTGGACCTCACCGCGACGGTGGACAGTCGTGGGCAGGGAGCAGTCGAGTGGCTGCGGGATCCGGCGGACCTGTCCCGCTGGTTCCGCGAGGCAGGCTTGACGGAGCATCACATCCCGGTGTCCCGGGTCGAGTTGGCGCAGGCACGCGCGCTGCGTGAGGCCGTACGCCGGATCGCGGCGGCGGCACGGGAGGCCACCGCACCCGAGGCGAGGGACCTGGACCTGCTCAACCAGTGGACGGCACGACCGCTCCCCGGCACGGGCCTCACCCTCGACGAGGGCGGCGCCCCCCGGCCGCTGCCGCCCGCACTGGACGCCCGCGGGCTGCTCGGCCTGCTGGCCCGCGACGCGGCCGACCTGCTCGGCGGCCCGCTGGCCGGGCGGATCCGCGAGTGTGCCGCGCCCGCCTGCACCCTGCTGTTCGTCGACGAGAGCCGGGCGGGGGTGCGGCGCTGGTGCTCGATGGACGCCTGCGGGGCACGGGCGAAGATGGCGGAGTACCGGGCCCGCAAACGCGGGGGGACGACGACGGGCTCACGCGGTGGCGCGACGACACGCTCGCGCGGCGGCAGCCGGCCCGACTGACGGGAGAGCCGCGCTGACGGTGCGGCCGGCCTGCTCGGAACGAGGGCGCTGAGCGGCGCGGCCGGCCGGGGCGGGACAGGGCGTCGGCGGAGCGGGCTGGCGCGGAAGGCGCTGGGCGGGGACGTCGGCGGAGCGGGCGGTACGGGGCGGAAGGCGTCAGGGCAGGACGGAGGCGTCAGAGAGGGAAGGGACGTCAGAGAGGGAGAGGGCCTCAGAGAGGGGCGGAGGTGTCAGAGAGGGGCCCCGCCGAACCCGATCTCGTTCCCGTCGGGATCGCGGTACGGCGCCTTGCGCACCCCGTTGCCGTACGTATCCCGGCGCACGGGCTCGATTCCCCGCGCGGCCGTCCCCGCCGCCCGGTCGTCGAAGTCGTCGACGAAGACCGTGTGCGGGGCGTGTCCCGCGCGCTCCGGCCGCACCTCGACGGCGATCGACTGGTGCTCCGCGAGCTCCCGCACCACCTCGGCGTCGCTCGCGACCCACTCGGCGGGCCGCCGAGCAGCCGCTCGTACCAGGCGAGCGCCGCCGCGAAGTCGCCGACAGGGATTCCTGCGAAGAGGTCGAGGGGCATGCGGCCATGCCAGGAGCCCCGGGGCACGCCGAGGCGCGCCCCACCCGGACCGGGGGCGCGCCGCCCCGCCTCACAACGGCAACGCGCACACCGCCATCGGCGACCCGAACGGCTTACCCACCAGGGCGAGTTCACCGGTGCGCCCGTCCACCCGGAAGACGCTCACCGAGTCCGACCGCTGGTTCGCGGCGAACAGCAGCCGTCCCGACGGCGCGAGGGCGATGTGCCGGGGGAAGTCCCCGCCCACGGGCACCGTGTCGAGCAGCCGCAGGCGTGCCCCGTCCTGCTCGACGGCGTACCGGGTGAGGCTGTTGTCACCGCGGTTGGCGAGGAAGGCGAAGCCGCCGTCGGCGGTCACGACGGGCTGCGCCGGGTAGCTCGTGACGCCCGGCCTCGTTCCCGTGGGCTGCGGCTCGCCCGGCGAGAGCCGCCCGGTCGCGGAGTCGTAGCCGCACACCACCACGGTGTTGTCGAGTTCGCAGGCCACGTACGCGAACCGCCCCGACGGATGGAAGGCGAGGTGCCGCGGCCCCGCGCCCGGCCGCACCGTCGCGTACGAGACGCGGCTCAGCTTCCCGGCCTTCGTGCCGAGACGGTAGGTGTACACCGTGTCGGTGCCCAGATCGACGGCGAGGACGTACCGGCCGTCCGGGGCGGTGACGATCTGGTGCGCGTGCGGGCCCTGCTGTCCCGGCCCCGGAGGCGGTGTGGAGTGCGTGAGGAGATCGGTGCGCTCGCCGAGCGCGCCGGACGCCTCCACGGGGTGCACGGCCACGCTGCCGGACGTGTAGTTGGCGCTGAGCAGCCAGCGGCCACTGGGGTGCACGGAGACGTGGCAGGGTCCCGCGCCACCGGTGCCGCGCGTGCCGAGGACGCGGTGGTCGCCGCCGGGAGAGAGGGCGATCGCGGTCACCCCGCCCTGCGCGCGCTCGTTGACGGCGTACAGCGTCCGCCCCGACGGATGGGCCGCCAGATACGACGGGTCCGGTACGCCGCCGAGTGTGCCGACGCCGGTGACCACGCCGGAATCCTCGTCGTACGTGGCGAGCCCGATGCCCTTGCCGCCGCCCGACTGCGCGGTGTACGTGCCGAGGAACAGGGGCCGTTGCCCGCGCCGGCCGGGCGCGGCCGAGGCCACGCCGGTCGTCACCGCCGCGGCCGCTGCCAGGCCCGTACCGAGGAACCGCCTTCTGTTCACGACTCCACGCGTGACTCCACTCATGACTGCACCTCTCATGACTCCGCCTCGCGGGTCAGTGGTGACGGATGGGGCGGACGTGGCAGACACAGTGGCCCCGAACCCCGCCAACAGGCAAGAGGCGCAACTTGAGTTGCATCATGTGCAACACCATTCTTCGTGTTCCTTCCGCCGTGCGGGGGAGGAGGGTGGGCCGTGCGAGCGATGCGCGGGAGGCGGCCGGGCGGCAGGGTCTCAGCCACAGGCCCCCGGTGCGGCCCGGTCGTCTCCCGCCGAGCCGCATCCCGGAGGACCCCGTGGCGCTCCCCGCCCGCACGGACACCGTGCCCGTCCCGTCGATCCCGCTCCGGCCCGCGCCCTGGTGGCGGCGCTGGCCCACCTGGGCTCCGGGCGCCACCGCGGCCTGGGGCGTCGCGTACGCCCTCGCGCAGACGCTGTGGGCCGCCACCGGGACCGTCGTACCGATGGCCGGGGACCGCCACACCCCGGCTGCCCTGCAACTCCTCCTGGCCGCGCTCGCCCTGCTCGCCGCCGCCGTCGCCCCGGCCACGGCCAGACCGCTCACCCGCCGGGCGGGCCGCGCCGCGGGCATCGCGCTCGCCGTGCTGATCCCGGCCCTCGGCTGGATGGTGGCGTTCGGCGGTCTGGCGTTCGGCGGTCTCGGCTGGGGGGCTGCTCGTCGCGGCCCGGTCGTACGCCGCACGCACCCGCCCCCGCTGCGCCTTCGCCCCGACCGTCGCAAAGCAGCCACTGCCGTAGGGGAGTTGACCACTCAAGGGTCCTTCGTCGCTACGGTGCGCGAATGAATCCTGCCCCCCGCGCCCGTGCGGGTGCAGACCGGAGGAGCCGCCGAGTGGAGCAGAGCCGTGTGACCCGGATCCGTACGACCCTGGCCGCGATGGGGGTGACGGCGGCCGTGGTGACGGCCGTCGCCGTGGCACCCGCCGCGTACGCGGCGCCGTCCCCCGCACCCACCGCCGTCACGGCCCCCGCCGCGCACACGAAGCCCGAGCCCTGCACCGGCGCGTTCGTCGACGACGCCCGCCTCGGCCCGAAGTGGCTGCCCAGGAAGTGGCAGAGACCCGTCGGGCCGCTCCTGAGGAAGTGGAAGCGCACGGGCAAGCTCACGCCGGCCGCCTTCCTCAAGAAGTACTGGGAGGGCCCGGCGGACTCCGGCGGCTGGAAGTACCCGCCCAACGACGGTTTCGAGACGGTCAACGGTCAGGTCGACAAGCACCGGGAGCGGCTGGAGGAGGGCGAGGTCCTCGACCGCTTCGGCTCCGAGTCCGGTTCGTTCCTCGCCCCCGCCGGGGACTCCTACGCCGAGCGCTCGCTGCCGCCGCAGAACCTCAACACCCGCGACGCCGCGTACGCCTGCGACTATCGCGTGTACGAGGTCGCCAAGCCGTTCTCCGTCTGGCAGGGCGGCATAGCCCCCTGGTTCGAGCAGCCCGGGGGCGGCGAGCAGATCAAGCTCGACCCCGCCTTCCTCGACCCCGGCGAGGGCCGGCGCCTGAACGTGAAGTGGCTCCTGGACCACGGCTACCTGCGGGCGGTCAGCCCTCGGGGGTGATGAGGCCGCGTGCGTAGGCCTTGACCAGGCGCTGCGGCACGAGATGCGTGACGCCGTCGACCGTCACGGGCGCCAGCTGCGGGGTGCTGGCCTTCCACTGGGCGCGGCGGTGTCGCGTGTTGCTGCGGGACATCTTCCGCTTGGGTACGGCCACGGGGT from Streptomyces flavofungini includes:
- a CDS encoding isochorismatase family protein, whose product is MSPATAAFEPVEPVEPVQALIIIDTQSGFVTGDEAVPGARHLLSRVEQLLAKARAAGALVIQLQNDGPDGTLDEPNTPTWELHFPVDTERGELLFRKTVDDGFEETELEDVLREEGVTALTVCGVMSEMCLSATARTALDLEFRVVIAHDAHGTYDIPAAPGISDAIPAATVSRVAEWALGDEVEIVPSVDDVSFVAP
- a CDS encoding 2-dehydropantoate 2-reductase, whose protein sequence is MAETVRDAGGALKVAVVGTGGVGGYFGGRLAQAGHDVRFVARGAHLEALRREGLTVDSPAGGFTVAPARASDDTRDLGEVDVVLLCVKTWQLPPAITALKPLVGPDTAVVTLQNGVEAPEQVAEEVGRDAVLPGTAKILAQLDGPGRVRHIGGPGALAFAEWDNRATPRVERLRAALAGAGVHVTVPDDIWAELWAKFLFVAPCGGLGTVTDAPFGVLRSRPGTRRLLVEGMTEIERVARALDVRLPDDIVTRTLDFVDQQPAEGTSSLHRDIRSGRPSELDAWNGSVVRLGGRTGTPTPVNGYLYEVASVLATRTEERGGRGES
- a CDS encoding CGNR zinc finger domain-containing protein, which produces MTQARAALSAADSEPPATEREFHWRGGRTSLDLTATVDSRGQGAVEWLRDPADLSRWFREAGLTEHHIPVSRVELAQARALREAVRRIAAAAREATAPEARDLDLLNQWTARPLPGTGLTLDEGGAPRPLPPALDARGLLGLLARDAADLLGGPLAGRIRECAAPACTLLFVDESRAGVRRWCSMDACGARAKMAEYRARKRGGTTTGSRGGATTRSRGGSRPD
- a CDS encoding lactonase family protein; the protein is MRGAVMSGVTRGVVNRRRFLGTGLAAAAAVTTGVASAAPGRRGQRPLFLGTYTAQSGGGKGIGLATYDEDSGVVTGVGTLGGVPDPSYLAAHPSGRTLYAVNERAQGGVTAIALSPGGDHRVLGTRGTGGAGPCHVSVHPSGRWLLSANYTSGSVAVHPVEASGALGERTDLLTHSTPPPGPGQQGPHAHQIVTAPDGRYVLAVDLGTDTVYTYRLGTKAGKLSRVSYATVRPGAGPRHLAFHPSGRFAYVACELDNTVVVCGYDSATGRLSPGEPQPTGTRPGVTSYPAQPVVTADGGFAFLANRGDNSLTRYAVEQDGARLRLLDTVPVGGDFPRHIALAPSGRLLFAANQRSDSVSVFRVDGRTGELALVGKPFGSPMAVCALPL
- a CDS encoding TNT domain-containing protein, producing the protein MTRIRTTLAAMGVTAAVVTAVAVAPAAYAAPSPAPTAVTAPAAHTKPEPCTGAFVDDARLGPKWLPRKWQRPVGPLLRKWKRTGKLTPAAFLKKYWEGPADSGGWKYPPNDGFETVNGQVDKHRERLEEGEVLDRFGSESGSFLAPAGDSYAERSLPPQNLNTRDAAYACDYRVYEVAKPFSVWQGGIAPWFEQPGGGEQIKLDPAFLDPGEGRRLNVKWLLDHGYLRAVSPRG
- the rpmF gene encoding 50S ribosomal protein L32, whose protein sequence is MAVPKRKMSRSNTRHRRAQWKASTPQLAPVTVDGVTHLVPQRLVKAYARGLITPEG